One stretch of Daphnia pulicaria isolate SC F1-1A chromosome 6, SC_F0-13Bv2, whole genome shotgun sequence DNA includes these proteins:
- the LOC124343614 gene encoding ATP-dependent RNA helicase Ddx1-like translates to MAAFEEMGVLPQIAKRLEELDWMLPTDVQAEAVPMILGGGDVLMAAETGSGKTGAFCLPIIQIVWETIKDIQSGKAPTASGNNSAATEPQDKWILSTYDRTPAMAVNPEGTLCQSRDAAWSGIRATQGVVNKGKYFYEATVSDEGLCRVGWSLNEANLDLGTDRYGYGFGGTGKKSNNRQFDDYGTAYGLNDVIGCALDLDNRVISFFKNGVDLGKAFDINPEFKNKALFPAVALKNAELEFNFGQKPFKFAPPKNFVAVCQAAKDCRTVNSNSGVAMPAQVKLKANAPQAIIMEPSRELAEQTYNEINNFKKYLDAPVIRTMLVVGGIPIKEQLSDLQKGVDIIVGTPGRLDELIKSENILLTHCRFFVLDEADGLLQQGQGEIINRLHSRAPKITTDGKRLQMIVCSATLHSFEVKKMADRLMHFPTWIDLKGEDSVPETVHHVVITVDPRTDMSWHNLPKRIPTDGVHAKDRLTPTSATPEMLSEAVKLLKGEYCVRAIIEHKMDQAIIFCRTKVDCDNLETYLNSIDKQKFSCVCLHADRKPQERTDNLEAFKQKKAKFLICTDVAARGLDIRGLPFMMNFTLPDDKSNYVHRIGRVGRAERMGLALSFVSNVPEKVWFHGQWCPSHGKGCANTKLTNQGGCCIWYDEQQCLAEVEEHLGITISQAGTDMKVPVDEFDGKVVYGQKKKATTSAYQSHVAQMAGAVQELAVQEMKAQLLFHSFANNAKKIFGSV, encoded by the exons ATGGCGGCCTTTGAAG AAATGGGAGTTTTGCCACAAATCGCGAAGCGTTTAGAAGAGCTAGATTGGATGCTGCCCACAGATGTCCAAGCTGAAGCTGTGCCGATGATTCTAGGTGGAGGAGATGTTTTAATGGCCGCTGAAACTGGAAGTGGGAAAACAG GGGCTTTTTGTCTACCAATCATCCAGATTGTATGGGAAACAATTAAAGATATTCAAAGTGGAAAAGCTCCTACAGCATCTGGCAATAATAGTGCTGCTACAG AACCACAAGATAAGTGGATTTTAAGCACATACGATCGAACGCCCGCTATGGCTGTGAATCCTGAAGGAACATTGTGTCAATCAAGAGATGCAGCCTGGAGTGGTATAAGAGCTACTCAAGGGGTTGTTAACAAAGGGAAATATTTCTACGAAGCAACAGTTTCAGACGAAGGTCTCTGCAGAGTAGGATGGTCATTGAACGAG GCTAATTTGGATCTTGGCACTGATCGTTATGGCTATGGTTTTGGTGGCACTGGTAAAAAATCCAATAACCGGCAATTTGATGATTACGGAACCGCCTATGGATTGAATGATGTTATCGGCTGTGCACTTGATCTCGACAATAGAGTCATCTCGTTCTTTAAAAACGGCGTCGACCTAGGAAAAGCTTTCGACATTAATCCCGAGTTCAAGAACAAAGCTCTCTTTCCTGCCGTAGCTCTGAAg AATGCGGAATTAGAATTCAACTTTGGCCAAAAACCTTTCAAATTTGCTCCCCCTAAGAATTTTGTAGCAGTTTGTCAAGCAGCTAAGGATTGTAGAACTGTGAACTCGAATTCCGGAGTTGCAATGCCTGCGCAGGTGAAATTAAAAGCTAATGCTCCGCAGGCCATCATCATGGAG CCGTCTCGCGAGTTAGCAGAACAGACTTACAACGAAATTAACaacttcaaaaaatatttggatGCTCCTGTTATTCGGACGATGCTCGTGGTTGGCGGTATCCCCATCAAAGAGCAACTGAGCGATCTTCAGAAAGGA GTGGATATCATTGTTGGCACACCGGGCCGATTAGATGAGCTGATCAAAAGTGAAAACATACTTTTAACCCATTGCCGCTTCTTTGTTTTAGACGAAGCGGATGGGTTGTTGCAACAAGGTCAAGGAGAGATAATCAATCGCTTGCATTCCCGAGCCCCGAAGATCACTACGGACGGAAAACGTCTTCAAATGATCGTTTGTTCTGCCACACTTCATTCGTTCGAAGTGAAGAAGATGGCG gATCGTCTTATGCATTTTCCGACGTGGATCGACTTAAAGGGCGAGGATTCTGTTCCAGAAACAGTACACCATGTTGTGATCACAGTTGACCCTCGCACTGATATGTCATGGCATAATTTGCCTAAGCGCATACCGACGGATGGGGTGCATGCCAAAGACCGCCTAACTCCCACTTCTGCTACACCTG AAATGCTTTCGGAAGCCGTAAAGCTATTGAAGGGAGAATATTGCGTCCGGGCCATAATCGAACATAAAATGGACCAGGCCATTATCTTCTGCCGAACGAAAGTCGATTGTGATAATCTTGAAACGTACTTGAATTCTATCG ACAAGCAAAAATTCTCGTGCGTATGCCTCCATGCAGACCGGAAGCCGCAAGAACGTACCGACAATCTGGAagcttttaaacaaaaaaaagccaagTTTCTCATCTGTACCGACGTCGCTGCTAGAGGATTGGATATCCGCGGTTTACCTTtca TGATGAACTTCACACTGCCAGATGATAAATCTAACTACGTTCACCG AATCGGTCGAGTTGGTAGAGCTGAACGAATGGGATTGGCTCTTTCTTTCGTTTCCAATGTCCCGGAAAAAGTTTGGTTTCACGGCCAATGGTGTCCTTCGCACGGAAAAGGTTGTGCGAATACAAAATTGACCAATCAGGGAGGCTGTTGCATCTGGTATGATGAACAACAG TGTTTGGCTGAAGTAGAGGAACATTTGGGCATTACAATCTCGCAAGCTG GTACTGATATGAAAGTTCCAGTGGATGAATTCGATGGAAAAGTGGTGTAtgggcaaaagaagaaagctACAA CTTCGGCTTATCAGAGTCACGTAGCTCAAATGGCGGGAGCTGTTCAAGAACTGGCTGTCCAAGAAATGAAGGCTCAGTTACTTTTCCATTCATTCGCTAATAATGCTAAGAAAATTTTCGGATCTGTTTAA
- the LOC124343747 gene encoding exosome complex component MTR3-like — protein sequence MPVDSRRLQGPETSFCYTLLEKKNANEVEFALSADLQKILIGTNKVRKDKRMPTDARQLFLKTGIISQAKGSAYIEQGNTKLVCGVYGPREVQKKSDFSLNGQLFCEFKFAPFSCQKRRGHQQDNEELVLSGLLREALEAAVCLHKFPKAQVEVNVMVIENDGSPLAAALTCASLALASASIPMYDLVIGTSVRQIPKLFLLDPTKDEEWQPELNHDENNSNLTVGFMPSTHQVAAYVHEGVSKTEDLEQMLKLATEYCLKVQPVVQLCLKETVEKILSNEGEKVDE from the exons ATGCCGGTTGATTCAAGAAGACTGCAAGGACCTGAAACCTCTTTCTGTTACACActattggaaaagaaaaatgccaaCGAAGTGGAGTTCGCCTTGTCAGCAGATTTacagaaaattttgattggtACCAACAAAGTTCGTAAAGACAAACGGATGCCCACTGATGCAAGACAACTAT TTTTGAAGACAGGAATTATCAGTCAGGCTAAAGGATCTGCATACATAGAGCAAGGTAACACAAAATTGGTTTGTGGTGTGTATGGTCCGCGTGAAGTACAGAAGAAATCCGACTTCAGTCTTAATGGCCAGCTCTTCTGTGAATTCAAATTTGCCCCATTTTCGTGCCAAAAGAGACGTGGACATCAACAAGACAATGAAGAGCTTGTGTTGAGTGGATTACTCAGAGAAGCTTTGGAAGCAGCAGTTTGTCTT catAAATTCCCCAAAGCCCAAGTTGAAGTTAATGTTATGGTCATTGAAAATGATGGCTCACCTCTAGCAGCTGCTCTAACTTGTGCAAGTCTAGCTCTAGCAAGTGCCAGCATTCCCATGTATGATTTGGTGATTGGAACATCAGTG AGACAAATACCCAAGCTCTTCTTGCTTGATCCGACCAAAGATGAAGAATGGCAACCAGAGCTTAATCATGATGAAAACAACTCAAACCTCACTGTTGGTTTTATGCCATCAACTCATCAGGTAGCTGCCTATGTACATGAAGGTGTATCAAAGACAGAGGATCTTGAACAGATGCTCAAACTTGCCACTGAGTATTGCTTAAAAGTTCAACCTGTTGTTCAACTTTGCTTAAAAGAAACTGTAGAGAAGATATTATCTAATGAAGgggaaaaagttgatgaatga
- the LOC124343658 gene encoding beta-1,4-mannosyl-glycoprotein 4-beta-N-acetylglucosaminyltransferase-like: protein MISRTLKSFWFHLKQHKRGSRRWIVSIAILQVVTVLVFFHSSPSNVWRNPFAVQIQQVQNELQTSVNSLPMISFDENRVVTLEDDEFSHFQPVGLAPLCYLEGTSVSKTLSSNSSKCLCRANYFGHECGIPAAVWHRTISKKYHRWPLKPRKVPRRIIHGLNINHEIEFFRVRLEELKDAVDVYIVCESNYTAHGDAKPLHLMDKLRSGFMGAYHSKIVHVPLYKFPPEGRENGWFIDMYLRTYMGIHGLKRVHGVRSDDLFVLLDADEIPTREVLMFLKLYDGYPEPVRLAMRWSVFGFFWKRKRGKQTGSIFNWILDVVKEDDNNAEDLLEVTAVSTMNLVWKVCQNNTFLIRKDMTNNADFQERLSQYRTEGNRVSPWTSGTKQAYAGHHCSWCYSPEGIRTKLLSAHADDKPRWGDFAEKLDLRYISRLIREGEWFDSSRPFVMADLEKEEQYAPKFMLQHPQQFSQLLYPPDMTNELYSSNSHNLDSQ from the exons ATGATCTCTCGAACCTTGAAAAGTTTTTGGTTTCACCTAAAGCAACACAAACGCGGATCTCGTCGTTGGATTGTCTCAATCGCCATACTTCAG GTCGTCACGGTCCTCGTCTTCTTTCATTCATCGCCCAGTAATGTTTGGAGAAACCCTTTCGCTGTGCAAATTCAACAAGTTCAAAATGAATTGCAGACTTCCGTCAATTCTCTGCCGATGATTAGCTTCGATGAAAATCGAGTCGTCACACTGGAAGATGACGAGTTTTCGCACTTCCAGCCCGTCGGACTTGCGCCTCTCTGCTACTTGGAGGGAACATCTGTTTCTAAAACGTTGTCCAGCAATAGCTCCAAATGTCTGTGCCGGGCCAATTATTTTGGTCACGAATGTGGCATCCCGGCTGCCGTTTGGCACCGGACCATATCCAAAAAGTATCATAGATGGCCACTGAAGCCACGAAAAGTGCCAAGGAGGATAATTCATGGTCTCAATATAAatcatgaaattgaatttttccgtGTTCGACTTGAAGAATTGAAG GATGCTGTCGACGTATACATTGTCTGTGAATCAAATTACACAGCCCACGGAGACGCCAAACCACTTCACTTGATGGATAAATTACGGTCGGGTTTCATGGGGGCATATCACTCAAAAATCGTTCACGTTCCATTGTACAAGTTCCCGCCGGAGGGTCGAGAAAACGGTTGGTTCATCGACATGTACTTGCGGACCTACATGGGCATTCACGGATTGAAGCGAGTCCACGGAGTCCGATCGGATGACTTGTTCGTTCTGCTGGATGCAGATGAAATTCCGACACGGGAGGTTCTCATGTTCCTCAAACTCTACGACGGATATCCAGAACCAGTTCGCCTTGCAATGCGTTGGTctgttttcggatttttctGGAAACGGAAGAGGGGCAAACAAACTGGATCCATATTCAACTGGATATTGGATGTTGTAAAAGAAGACGACAATAACGCCGAAGATCTACTCGAAGTCACTGCG GTGAGCACAATGAATCTGGTGTGGAAAGTCTGTCAAAACAACACATTTCTCATTCGCAAAGACATGACCAACAATGCCGATTTCCAGGAGAGGCTAAGTCAGTACCGCACAGAAG GTAACCGCGTTTCACCGTGGACATCGGGGACGAAACAAGCCTACGCTGGTCACCATTGCTCATGGTGCTACAGTCCGGAAGGCATTCGGACGAAACTGCTATCGGCACACGCGGACGATAAACCACGATGGGGTGACTTTGCTGAAAAACTCGACCTCCGATACATTTCTCGACTGATTCGGGAAGGTGAATGGTTCGATTCCTCTCGTCCATTTGTGATGGCTGACTTGGAAAAGGAAGAGCAGTACGCACCGAAATTTATGCTACAACACCCCCAGCAATTCAGTCAACTTCTCTATCCTCCTGACATGACAAACGAATTGTATTCTTCAAACTCCCATAATCTTGATTCCCAATAA
- the LOC124343613 gene encoding basic proline-rich protein-like has product MSLTFAQRGRPPPSPAQIQKLLDENSQHIATIQDYQARGKTHECLQVEQILHRNLVYLASVADPAQNIQTLLPPPQGMPNAPGNPPQPSGPNNQDSASPAPPNPQQGGPQGPPVSSYGGQPPANQPGPYRPPMMPAGQQPGGPQGPQQPGYPYNGPQSPHAYGQQPQQQQYRPPAPQPGYGPQYPQYGGQPPAQYPNQPYNPAPQPGYQNQPYGGQPAPPQQQQGYYPPQQQQPYGYPQPAPYGPQQPQGQNAPVNQMPGSPAAPQASSAFNGPTPPSSSVAQGSYSPPTGATQPSQSHPPQQHPSQAHPPQPHTPQPHAPQSHTPQPHPSQSHPPQQHPSQPHPPQQHPSQPHSSQPHPSQPHPSQPHPSQPHPSQPHPSQPHPSQPHPSQPHPSQPHSSQPHPSQPHPSQPHPSQPHPSQPHPSQPHPSQAHPPQQHPQQHPPQQHSSQPHAQHPPQQHPQHPSHPSQQHPSQHPPQQHPAQHPPQQHPSQHPPQHPSPQQHPQQRSSPGPATPTQAQPMYSQPATGGTSPAPGPPHNPGQPSHNQAPGPPHSQGPPHNQSQPPQQPQPSYNYAGAPPGGYPHSQPGAPYPYANSIPPGAPLPPQQPVYGAPPAGHPQPGPPPTGPYSAPGQGHYPPPPNQPGAPYGAPGGPQPYPPMQPAYGAPQGPQPYGPPAPSGYPPVPNAQPGAPHGYPPAGYPAPGPPPPNSYGQYRPPGPPQQQYPGYEQPRYPAYQPPP; this is encoded by the exons CTCCTGGATGAAAACAGTCAACACATAGCGACGATTCAGGATTACCAGGCTAGAGGAAAGACACACGAGTGCCTGCA GGTTGAGCAAATCCTTCATCGCAACTTGGTGTACTTGGCGTCTGTGGCTGATCCAGCTCAGAACATTCAGACACTTCTTCCT CCACCTCAAGGCATGCCAAATGCTCCCGGTAATCCACCTCAACCATCTGGTCCAAACAATCAAGATTCTGCATCACCAGCTCCACCCAATCCTCAACAAGGTGGGCCACAGGGTCCACCAGTATCTTCATACGGTGGGCAGCCGCCTGCCAATCAACCGGGACCCTATAGACCACCAATGATGCCAGCTGGACAGCAACCGGGAGGTCCTCAAGGTCCTCAACAGCCTGGATATCCTTACAACGGTCCACAGTCACCACATGCTTATGGCCAACAgccacaacagcagcagtatCGTCCTCCTGCCCCTCAGCCAGGCTATGGGCCTCAGTATCCCCAGTATGGTGGGCAGCCTCCTGCTCAGTATCCAAACCAGCCTTACAATCCGGCTCCCCAGCCAGGTTATCAGAATCAACCGTATGGTGGTCAACCAGcaccaccacaacaacaacagggttACTATCCAcctcaacagcaacaaccgtACGGATATCCTCAACCGGCTCCATACGGGCCTCAACAACCGCAAGGTCAAAATGCCCCAGTTAATCAGATGCCTGGTTCTCCGGCCGCTCCACAAGCATCGTCAGCCTTTAACGGACCTACTCCACCATCGTCTTCTGTTGCCCAGGGAAGTTACTCGCCGCCAACCGGTGCTACTCAGCCTTCTCAATCACATCCTCCTCAGCAACATCCATCCCAGGCGCATCCCCCTCAACCTCACACACCACAACCACACGCTCCTCAGTCACATACTCCTCAACCCCATCCTTCTCAGTCGCATCCTCCCCAACAACATCCTTCCCAGCCCCATCCTCCCCAACAACATCCTTCCCAGCCCCATTCTTCACAACCCCATCCTTCACAACCCCATCCTTCACAACCCCATCCTTCACAACCCCATCCTTCACAACCCCATCCTTCCCAACCCCATCCTTCTCAACCCCATCCATCCCAACCCCATCCATCCCAGCCCCATTCTTCTCAACCCCATCCATCCCAGCCCCATCCTTCTCAACCTCATCCATCCCAGCCTCATCCTTCTCAACCTCATCCATCCCAACCTCATCCTTCTCAAGCCCATCCCCCTCAACAACATCCCCAGCAACATCCGCCGCAACAGCATTCGTCACAACCGCATGCCCAACATCCTCCTCAGCAGCATCCCCAACATCCATCTCATCCTTCTCAACAACATCCATCTCAACATCCTCCGCAACAACACCCTGCCCAGCATCCTCCTCAGCAACATCCATCTCAGCATCCGCCGCAGCATCCGAGCCCGCAGCAACATCCTCAACAGAGAAGTTCTCCGGGTCCGGCCACACCGACCCAAGCACAACCGA TGTACAGCCAACCGGCAACTGGAGGTACAAGTCCTGCTCCAGGACCTCCGCACAATCCAGGACAGCCGTCTCATAATCAAGCACCGGGACCCCCTCACAGCCAAGGTCCACCTCATAATCAATCGCAGCCTCCACAGCAGCCCCAGCCTTCTTACAACTATGCtg GAGCACCACCAGGCGGCTATCCGCATTCCCAGCCAGGAGCTCCATATCCCTATGCCAACAGCATTCCACCTGGAGCTCCTCTGCCACCGCAGCAACCAGTCTATGGGGCACCGCCAGCAGGTCATCCACAGCCCGGGCCGCCTCCAACTGGCCCTTACTCGGCACCTGGACAGGGTCATTACCCTCCTCCACCCAACCAACCTGGCGCTCCGTATGGAGCACCTGGAGGACCTCAACCGTATCCTCCTATGCAACCGGCTTATGGAGCTCCTCAAGGGCCTCAGCCGTATGGTCCTCCAGCTCCTTCTGGTTATCCTCCAGTCCCAAATGCGCAGCCCGGTGCGCCCCATGGTTACCCTCCAGCTGGTTATCCTGCTCCAGGACCGCCACCGCCTAACTCGTATGGACAATATCGTCCACCCGGTCCGCCTCAGCAACAGTATCCAGGATATGAGCAACCACGCTACCCAGCGTACCAGCCACCACCTTAA